In one window of Eleutherodactylus coqui strain aEleCoq1 chromosome 10, aEleCoq1.hap1, whole genome shotgun sequence DNA:
- the LOC136580807 gene encoding ankyrin repeat and SOCS box protein 12-like, with translation MAGFLSPIKELALHRKACTLIRACKEEELRALLSKNEAKKHIRKTSGNVLRRCLKVAMVNKYIECIEELLKAGANPRILLDSCSVPYILNRRGNVRLLQLLLEYGASADSDKSPESANPLYIAANHGDFECFRMLLLYGADPDHKCFHYDSEGDTPDDTSVLGMCLKKNFEAPFVELLIQFGANMYLPDIQKALLEVDNDATRLLDREKAHPRSLKSQCRIAIRRRLKQVGKLRLIHQLEIPNELMEYLQYHNEFDDIKKLPRCYQRSSYPRADNWFFGAGFKYEFEVCLL, from the exons ATGGCAGGCTTTCTTAGCCCTATAAAGGAGTTGGCGCTGCATCGTAAAGCCTGCACATTAATACGGGCTTGTAAGGAAGAAGAACTACGTGCGTTACTGTCCAAGAATGAAGCCAAGAAACATATCAGGAAAACCAGTGGGAACGTGCTAAGGCGATGTCTTAAAGTTGCTATGGTTAACAAATATATTGAATGTATTGAAGAATTGTTAAAAGCTGGAGCCAACCCAAGGATTCTGCTTGATAGTTGCTCTGTGCCATACATACTTAATCGTCGAGGGAATGTCAGACTCCTCCAGCTGCTGTTGGAGTATGGAGCAAGCGCAGATTCTGATAAGAGTCCAGAATCAGCTAACCCCTTGTACATTGCAGCAAACCATGGAGATTTTGAATGCTTTAGAATGTTACTTCTTTATGGGGCTGACCCTGATCATAAGTGTTTCCACTATGATTCAGAAGGCGATACTCCAGATGATACATCAGTACTAGGAATGTGTCTTAAAAAGAACTTTGAAGCCCCATTTGTGGAACTTCTCATCCAGTTTGGTGCTAATATGTACTTACCGGATATACAGAAAGCCCTTCTCGAAGTTGATAATGATGCCACAAGACTTCTGGATAGAGAAAAGG CTCATCCGAGATCCCTGAAGTCTCAGTGTCGTATTGCTATAAGAAGGCGGCTGAAACAAGTGGGGAAGCTTCGTCTCATCCATCAGCTAGAAATCCCTAATGAGCTGATGGAATACTTACAGTACCACAATGAGTTTGATGACATAAAGAAGCTGCCAAGATGTTATCAGCGATCTTCTTATCCACGTGCCGAT AATTGGTTCTTTGGAGCCGGCTTTAAATACGAATTTGAAGTATGTTTGTTGTGA